The genomic region ACTTTATCATTAAGGATTGCATCGGTAAACAAAAATAGTGCCATGTCCGGGCGACCCCAGGGACCATAGACCGTGAAAAAGCGTAGGCCAGTGGTAGGAAGGTCATAGAGATGAGAGTAACTATGGGCCATCATCTCATTAGATTTTTTTGTGGCAGCATAGAGACTGATAGGATGGTCAGTACTGTGAGTTTCAGAGAAAGGACTTTGATTATTAAGACCGTATACCGAAGAACTACTCGCATAAACCAAGTGTTTAATTTTAAAATTACGGCAAGCTTCTAAAATATTTCCAAAACCTGTTAGGTTACTCTGGATATATTCGGCGGGATTCTCTATGCTATAGCGAACTCCTGCTTGTGCAGCTAAGTTACAGACGGCGTCAAATGAGTGTTTTTGGAAAAGTTCATTGATTGCATCCGTATCTTGAAGTTTTATTTTTTGAAATATAAACTTTTCATGTTTGTTGGTTTCGAATGAATATGTATTGATACCGAGCTCTTTGAGGCGACTTAACTTTAAATTTACATCGTAGTAGTCATTGAGATTGTCAATACCCACGACTTGATAGCCCAAGCTAATTAACCTTTTGGCTAAATGGTATCCAATGAATCCGGCTACGCCTGTGATAAGAATTTTTTTGATGTTCATTTACGTGGTCGTCTTAAAGAGTTAGTTGCAAGGGTATGATATAAGAAT from Lentisphaera profundi harbors:
- a CDS encoding NAD-dependent epimerase, whose product is MNIKKILITGVAGFIGYHLAKRLISLGYQVVGIDNLNDYYDVNLKLSRLKELGINTYSFETNKHEKFIFQKIKLQDTDAINELFQKHSFDAVCNLAAQAGVRYSIENPAEYIQSNLTGFGNILEACRNFKIKHLVYASSSSVYGLNNQSPFSETHSTDHPISLYAATKKSNEMMAHSYSHLYDLPTTGLRFFTVYGPWGRPDMALFLFTDAILNDKVIKVFNNGDMYRDFTYIDDIVSGINKALISPPKRNNELKSLSTDTSSAPYEIYNIGNNKPVSLMDFIKAIETATGIQAKKEYLPLQAGDVVSTHADCAKIIKQLDYKSHTSIDDGVNQFVQWYKTFYKS